Proteins from a single region of Harpia harpyja isolate bHarHar1 chromosome 14, bHarHar1 primary haplotype, whole genome shotgun sequence:
- the LOC128150646 gene encoding proline-rich protein 2-like encodes MNPCRSPLPSHPRARCRRERQCLPEGFPAGGRGRRLLLRRQLPGPSPGKAALPQAAKRPASRPGAEGTHRRRWAGRHRRRRRRGHGQSPTSRAQQRRGRPPAPPDSPQRPGGAAAPAQPWQGRATAPPAAPPALPGRAPPQRRVRRTARPAAPSAQWRLPRRARCRGGRQAAPGEAGRPGPERPGRVARSGGAGPAAAGPPRGAGPRLARGPPLPPTRRSPTVARRAGPSSGAAGRPPPFASVRFASLAWRPPPPPRTRVRARRTGDAPAPRRRQQGAPRRAPPFPSAHLRPPSAPCAAGAAAGQSRPADGRTQPIGGERDGPGGPQAGAA; translated from the coding sequence ATGAACCCCTGCCGCTCTCCCCTTCCCTCGCACCCCCGGGCGCGGTGCAGACGCGAACGCCAATGCCTTCCCGAAGGCTTCCCGGCGGGAGGCCGGGGGCGGCGGCTGCTCCTCCGGCGGCAGCTGCCGGGGCCCAGCCCGGGCAAAGCGGCGCTGCCGCAAGCAGCCAAGCGCCCGGCGAGCCGCCCCGGCGCCGAGGGGACGCACCGGCGCCGCTGGGCCGGGCGGCACCGACGCAGACGCCGGCGCGGGCACGGGCAGTCGCCGACGAGCCGGGCCCAGCAgcggcgcggccgcccgcccgctccccccgaCAGCCCGCAGCGTCCGGGAGGGGCTGCCGCGCCCGCTCAGCCGTGGCAGGGCCGGGCCacggccccgcccgccgccccgccggccctCCCGGGCCGAGCCCCTCCGCAGCGCCGCGTACGGCgcacggcccggcccgccgcgcccTCCGCCCAGTGGCGGCTCCCGCGCCGCGCTCGGTGCCGGGGGGGGCGACAGGCCGCGCCGGGGGAGGCCGGGCGCCCCGGGCCCGAGAGACCCGGGCGGGtggcgcggagcggcggggccgggccggcggcggcaggcCCACCCCGGGGAGCCGGGCCGCGCCTCGCCAGGGGGCCGCCGCTGCCACCCACCCGGCGATCCCCGACAGTCGCCCGACGAGCCGGGCCCAGCAGCGGCGCGGCCGGCCGTCCCCCCCCCTTCGCTTCGGTTCGCTTCGCTTCCCTGGCCtggcgccccccgcccccgccccggacTCGGGTCCGGGCCCGGCGCACCGGGGACGCCCCGGCaccccgccggcggcagcagGGGGCGCCACGCCGGGCGCCGCCATTTCCCTCCGCTCACCTGCGGCCTCCGAGCGCACCCTGCGCTgccggcgctgccgccggccAATCACGACCTGCTGACGGCCGCACCCAGCCAATCGGCGGGGAGAGGGACGGGCCGGGCGGGCCCCAGGCGGGCGCGGCGTAG